A stretch of Henckelia pumila isolate YLH828 chromosome 4, ASM3356847v2, whole genome shotgun sequence DNA encodes these proteins:
- the LOC140866034 gene encoding uncharacterized protein, with amino-acid sequence MKFIKRCSTWRWLQKWAFLMNFTSIMFQAKMSAEIDLNAIFYFLIISNNFRTHGSNVDVVTSTYYGFELQTLYRSFYLTKLQQLMKNYKKNTNSQDVCIIQSPFRG; translated from the exons ATGAAGTTTATCAAACGATGCAGTACATG GCGATGGTTGCAAAAATGGGCATTTCTCATGAATTTCACTTCAATTATGTTCCAAGCCAAGATGTCTGCTGAGATAGATCTCAATGCCATCTTCTACTTTCTCATTATTTCAAA TAATTTTAGGACTCATGGCAGCAATGTGGATGTGGTGACGAGTACATATTATGGTTTTGAGTTGCAAACGTTATATAG GTCCTTTTATCTTACAAAACTCCAGCAGCTGatgaaaaattacaagaaaaacacAAATTCACAAGATGTCTGTATCATCCAAAGCCCCTTCCGAGGATAG